The DNA sequence AATCCCTTTTTAGGTCAATTCAAGATTTTACCTGTTTCTCCTACTTACTCCCAAAGACATCACATTAATCACCAAGTGGTGGGACTGGGTTTCCACGAAGATTACAAAGTGGTGCAGCTGCTGTCGTCCTTGGAGCCTAGATGTTTGCACGCCAACCTGTATTTGGCAATGACAGATTCTTGGAGAAAATTGGATTTGGATCCAAATTTGGTCATCAATGAACCCATCAAGTCGGTTTGCAAGAATGGATCCTTTGCACACTGGAAAGGGCAAAACACAAGTGGTAAGGAGATTATACTAAGCTTTGATATAAAGAATGAAGTGTTTCGAACAATCACAATATTGTGTGACAGTGTACTTGGTCACTCAATGATTCTTGTTATGTTTATTATAGAGTTATGGAAGTTGAAGATTTATGAGTTGAGCTGTGAAGGAAGTGAACTTATTTGGAATAATGTGAATAATGTGGAACTGCGTTCTTTTTCTGCGGCCCCGCCTATTAGGAGGATTAATGATATTCCTATTTGGTGGATTGATGATATTCCTATTAGGAAGAATGATAATTGTGTGGTCCTTAGAGAGTTGCGTATTCGGAATGATTATATTCCTATTGGGATGAATTATAATACTGATTGTCAGTCGGGCAAAGTGATTTTGTATGATTATCGTGCTCGGAAATTGATCGGATGTTTCAAGATGCATGAGAGCTCGAACACGATTGATAATATCATTGAGTACGAAGGAAGCTTTGTTTCACCATAGAATTAGTATTATGTTTAGGggatattaattttgtacGTAATCATCTTCTTCTCAAAGCTGATTAGAACACTAAGcatattcttttctttctaataaaGTGATCCAGTTATTTTGTGCTTAGATATTGATACTAGTTCTTTGATATGATACTAGAGCTTGGCTTATTGTGTGCTCTAAATTGTTAAATACCGTGGAGAGACTATGATTCCAACAGAGGGAAGAGGACTAGCCTTGATACAACATGATGTTAAATGAACAATTTGGTAACTATGTTATATATTTTACGCAATTAACGAATTTGCAAGCGTTGTGCCATTTTTAGAAGGGGCACACGCCTACTGTAAAAAtaatcacttttatttataacaataatttttttaaaaataattttattataaaaaaatgtctcaacattaatgaaaaaagagggagtataaattaatttattttttccaaactATATTGGTGATGccattcaaattatatttgtcTCAaccatttttatcatttaaataatatagtactgCCATTTTATACagtaagtataattttttatttaaaaataaaatagtttggATTTTGACCTTTGTAGGATTTCTGTAACAGCCCGCTTTCCTAgtgtacaataaatgcggcgactgctaccaaaacggaCTCAAAGAAATGAACGaaggctagggtttcaattaAAGAGTGTTGAACAAAAGATTAGAAAGAACTATCAGAGTGTTTAAAGCAATAACTTAACCTCGAAACTCGAATAAGAAAAGGAAGGTGTAATAAATGACGTTCAACAATGTCAAGAGTATGACATAgttttccaagataaaaaccaCAAGATAGTCTAAAGCCTCTAACTCGAAAGGAGAGTGCAACATATTCGAAATAAACATAAGTGTATCAAAactcagcggaaaacgaccaagagaaagaatagctatgtatgaagacacaactacgcttgatatttcaaatatccatcttaattaattatcatgctcaacacccgccaccgctcgtcatcgttcaacctgcacataaggaaaacacatgcagggctgagtattttgaaatactcagtgaactcgttgccaaaacattttataagttatgccacccttaccaagtgaactcgagttttaagcagtttaAAGAGGAtttcacgagtatcacaaaatatttaagatagattggccaatcaaacaactccccattttctcatcaattcataaatcacaatctttccatagtgcgacgaaagtgtggccacacttttcgcccacgagaccggccgactagcaatgatagctcccgatcccctcgtgtacacagctggtagggtttgcggcccgtactcggacccgaattcgtataacaTATCCACAGCcctagcccaatggagcgaactcacaaactaggcatcaggcgcacaatatcacaacaaaacaaacataggcatggcataacagttaaactacccttataacaccaataaatatttttgcaagaagtaaaagagtttaagaataaagcccacctcgactgcttaggtttcaagtatgttctttcctttgctatccggcttcgcaactgaggtttcaccttttttaatcacataggcacacatatcacaaattaggttcaacaCTACTCTTACTGATGCATGTCTCGATGTTTTTCCCTCTTCCCaacgatttatcttatcattactaatcaataaaaatcatgtcTATCGTACCATaatatttagccatcaaacacactctacaaacacaacacacacatgacacacacacacacacatgaaaCATATTCCCACATCCCTTTATATCCCcctttcactcaaccaagaagcatgagggttcaagaagaccgattaatcggttagagaGAAGAGGAATCAAGTAGAAACAAGAAGatggatataaaaatatcttatgagaaaaatgaacggtagaaattaagtattaggcttggttcttcaagattcttggatcaaacttcaattcttgttcaaaagatgacaaaataatggataatggaagaagaaaaatttggagagagtgaAGAAGGGAGGGAGGCGAAAATTatggggctagggttaggggttcctcttatttatagtgctcaataagatctttaggtaaatagaatagaatatttggtaagattttattctacacaatgaataaaataatattgtgaagtagggaagaagaaataccaaaaataagttCTAAGGCATAaacatggaattttcgaaaattaggcctTCTAATTAGCCATGGTTtcgttttggtatattttacggagtagaataaaatatcacggagcaaaaatgaaataaaaattctccCCCATTGGCCTAGAAATAGGCGTGTGATTTGGTGcctaaataaggcatggattttttgAATGTTGACTAAATtaaggtatggaaagatttggtagaatatttaaattctaggtatggaaagaaatcaaacaagggattaataaaataattctttcctCCCTATAACAagtgatttttgaaaatcactagaaaaacaaagggctcgatttttctcccaaaaagaataaggaataattgagttttggatttaatttggataaaaatctcaagaattaaattaaatccggaaaaatagaattcttCCTCCAAAAGGCTAGGGGTCGAAAAtcacaaaaccaaaaatttaggtgacaagtatttatgggAATTtcctctaatattctcactcacccttaaacaaataattcaccttataaattaattaatcacataaatttcataattcaataaatcacatgtcacatcataaaatcaataagtttgacttttcaaactttcaacgcaAACCCTAGACTCAACTCGGCCATAGCATCACATACAATAAATACATTCACGACTCCACGTcattactaataattaaaagggctctcaaattagggttcggaaattcgggatgttacaatttCCCTACtagttttgacttttgatcaTTTGGATTTTGATAAATTCTATACTTCAATGAAAAAGTCATGCAGCCTAATTCTATACTTCGACTAAATGATCTCAAAATAGGGCTACGAAtagcttgttttttttttttttgtcatgcTCCCTAAGTTCCTGAGTAAAAGTCATGCTTTGTCATTTCCATCCATCCCTgaaataagagtcatatttcactttaacCATAAATAGACattcattataaaatcaatatataaaaataaggtTCATactccactaacttattcaactcatttttcttatatatattttttaaaacccgtgtcattaCCAAATAGATCTCCTATTATGAAACGGAGGAAATTCATTATTAGATGCtgaaattaatactaatgctgaaaaattgtgttagtggaaaatgactCTCCCTTTCATTA is a window from the Salvia hispanica cultivar TCC Black 2014 chromosome 1, UniMelb_Shisp_WGS_1.0, whole genome shotgun sequence genome containing:
- the LOC125185727 gene encoding F-box protein At3g49510-like translates to MNNYMLFQILLHLPVRSLLRFISVCKFWYYIIDSSHFKYQHTLRLNNKNDEEKQVSINLLDNGKSLKSHDSYIYLRVVSEAVKGLVCLSSPCSLDIAICNPFLGQFKILPVSPTYSQRHHINHQVVGLGFHEDYKVVQLLSSLEPRCLHANLYLAMTDSWRKLDLDPNLVINEPIKSVCKNGSFAHWKGQNTSELWKLKIYELSCEGSELIWNNVNNVELRSFSAAPPIRRINDIPIWWIDDIPIRKNDNCVVLRELRIRNDYIPIGMNYNTDCQSGKVILYDYRARKLIGCFKMHESSNTIDNIIEYEGSFVSP